From a region of the Rhipicephalus microplus isolate Deutch F79 chromosome X, USDA_Rmic, whole genome shotgun sequence genome:
- the LOC119161514 gene encoding uncharacterized protein LOC119161514: protein MASPERISRSRTKGVSQSQPSSRSGSPTSRLSYATYSHTDGTGRVRRKSGIPTPLGTSREASPTRPTAATPSMTGSCFKCGEEGHMSRDSPHFEWPTVEPTIENEQKPIRL, encoded by the exons ATGGCATCGCCTGAACGAATTAGTCGAAGTCGGACGAAGGGTGTTTCCCAGTCACAGC CAAGCAGCAGGTCTGGATCCCCCACATCTCGGCTGAGCTACGCTACCTACTCACACACGGATGGTACGGGACGGGTGCGCCGAAAATCTGGCATTCCCACGCCGTTGGGCACAAGCCGTGAGGCGAGCCCGACACGACCCACTGCAGCCACCCCGTCTATGACAGGAA gcTGCTTCAAGTGTGGAGAGGAAGGACATATGAGCCGGGACTCTCCCCATTTCGA ATGGCCAACTGTGGAGCCCACCATAGAGAATGAACAAAAACCGATTCGACTTTGA